In Streptomyces sp. RFCAC02, the following proteins share a genomic window:
- a CDS encoding thiopeptide-type bacteriocin biosynthesis protein: protein MDTTWRQITITFGDWATAEQTVLTHLAPRLATAETVRFIGPWFFLRKNPSWRFRYQPPGDPTAAEDHLLHTFGSLQRDHHLALVTPTIYEPEIHAFGGPEAMTSAHRLFALDSHHLVDHLARHPGRPHRRELSILLCTALLRAAGLDWYEQGDVWARVADHRDPPRALPDHRLKRLRDGLRHLMTADITQLTREGAPLTVPAAWPQAFTSAGHDLAALASAGRLHRGPRAVLAHHIIFAFNRIGLPHATQATLATGAKAVVFGPDPSIDDQSAQGASA from the coding sequence ATGGACACCACCTGGCGGCAGATCACCATCACCTTCGGCGACTGGGCCACCGCCGAGCAGACGGTCCTCACCCACCTTGCCCCGCGCCTGGCCACCGCCGAGACCGTTCGCTTCATCGGCCCCTGGTTCTTCCTCCGCAAGAACCCTTCCTGGCGCTTCCGCTACCAACCACCCGGCGACCCCACTGCGGCTGAGGACCACCTCCTGCATACCTTCGGCTCCCTTCAGCGCGACCACCACCTCGCTCTCGTCACCCCCACGATCTACGAGCCGGAAATCCACGCCTTCGGCGGACCGGAGGCCATGACCAGTGCCCACCGGCTCTTCGCCCTCGACAGCCATCACTTGGTCGACCACCTCGCCCGTCACCCGGGCCGACCGCATCGCCGTGAACTGTCGATCCTGCTGTGCACGGCGCTGCTCCGCGCCGCCGGCCTCGACTGGTACGAACAGGGAGACGTCTGGGCGCGCGTGGCCGACCACCGTGACCCTCCCCGAGCCTTGCCCGACCACCGCCTGAAAAGGCTGCGGGACGGTCTGCGGCACCTGATGACCGCCGATATCACCCAGCTCACCCGTGAAGGCGCCCCGCTCACTGTTCCCGCCGCTTGGCCGCAGGCCTTCACCAGCGCAGGCCACGATCTCGCGGCCCTCGCGTCCGCCGGTCGGCTTCATCGCGGACCGCGTGCCGTGCTGGCCCACCACATCATCTTCGCCTTCAACCGGATCGGTCTCCCGCACGCGACCCAGGCCACCCTTGCCACCGGCGCCAAAGCCGTCGTCTTCGGTCCGGACCCCTCCATCGACGACCAGAGCGCACAGGGAGCCTCGGCATGA
- a CDS encoding adenosine deaminase: MTTPRENLPAPDQILRAPKVLLHDHLDGGLRPATVVELADAQGYRSLPETDPERLGTWFRDAANSGSLVRYLETFTHTTGVMQTRDALVRVAAECVEDLAADGVVYAEIRYAPEQHLGAGLALEDVVEAVDEGLRQGERRAAAAGRRIRAVALLTAMRHAARALEIAELANRYRDRGVAGFDIAGAEAGFPPARHLDAFEYLKRENNHFTIHAGEAFGLPSIWQALQWCGADRLGHGVRIIDDIQVADDGSVRLGRLAAYVRDTRVPLEMCPTSNLQTGAAASLDEHPIGLLRRLHFRVTVNTDNRLMSATSMTGEFTRLVRTFRYTLDDLQWFTVNAMKSAFIPFDERLAMINDVIKPGYAALRSEWLFATGASVGH; this comes from the coding sequence GTGACGACACCGCGTGAGAACCTCCCGGCGCCCGACCAGATCCTGCGCGCCCCCAAGGTGCTGCTGCACGACCACCTGGACGGCGGCCTGCGCCCCGCCACCGTCGTCGAACTCGCCGACGCCCAGGGCTACCGCTCCCTGCCGGAGACCGACCCGGAACGCCTCGGCACCTGGTTCCGGGACGCCGCGAACTCCGGCTCCCTCGTCCGCTACCTGGAGACCTTCACGCACACCACCGGCGTCATGCAGACCCGCGACGCCCTCGTACGGGTCGCCGCCGAGTGCGTCGAGGACCTGGCCGCCGACGGCGTCGTCTACGCGGAGATCCGCTACGCCCCCGAGCAGCACCTCGGCGCGGGGCTCGCGCTGGAGGACGTCGTGGAGGCCGTCGACGAGGGCCTGCGCCAGGGGGAACGCCGCGCCGCCGCGGCCGGCCGCCGTATCCGGGCCGTCGCCCTCCTCACCGCCATGCGGCACGCGGCGCGCGCCCTGGAGATCGCCGAACTCGCCAACCGCTACCGGGACCGGGGCGTCGCCGGCTTCGACATCGCCGGCGCCGAGGCCGGGTTCCCGCCGGCGCGGCACCTCGACGCGTTCGAGTACCTCAAGCGGGAGAACAACCACTTCACCATCCACGCGGGCGAGGCGTTCGGCCTGCCGTCGATCTGGCAGGCGCTCCAGTGGTGCGGCGCCGACCGTCTCGGCCACGGCGTGCGGATCATCGACGACATCCAGGTCGCGGACGACGGATCGGTGCGGCTCGGCCGGCTCGCCGCGTACGTCCGCGACACGCGCGTGCCGCTGGAGATGTGCCCCACGTCCAACCTGCAGACGGGCGCCGCCGCCTCGCTGGACGAGCACCCCATCGGCCTGCTGCGGCGGCTCCACTTCCGCGTCACCGTCAACACGGACAACCGTCTGATGAGCGCGACCAGCATGACGGGGGAATTCACCCGGCTGGTCCGGACTTTCCGCTACACCCTGGACGACCTCCAGTGGTTCACGGTCAATGCGATGAAATCCGCGTTCATTCCTTTCGATGAACGTCTCGCCATGATCAACGACGTGATCAAGCCCGGATACGCCGCCCTGCGCTCCGAATGGCTGTTCGCCACCGGGGCGTCAGTGGGCCACTGA
- a CDS encoding lanthionine synthetase C family protein, giving the protein MKPLPQAAALADVLTEELSDPRTAWGTAPPGGRAWPQSLAGGAAGIALLHIERARCGLGDWDTVHTWLTAAAADDLTAAANASLYMGAPALAFAMNAAAATSSNRYQRALKQLDDATITVTHRRLAHAHARIDRGDEPPEMKEFDVIRGLAGLGAYHLRRHPDHPITAEVLAYLVRLTDARPNDLGLPAWWTDVAPNGTESPDCPGGHGNFGMAHGIGSVLALLSLAILDNLAIPGTRDAVERICAWTDQWLQHDATGPWWPGFITVDQARQHHVDPALRPRPSWCYGIAGSARAQQLAGIALGDSARQQTAEHAMVTTLQDPVQLEKLTETGLCHGTAGLLQSAWRMADDARTSAIADELPHLTDRLIQQITHVHPRDPELLDGTAGTALALQTLGNNTAPESGWDAFLLLA; this is encoded by the coding sequence GTGAAGCCGCTACCGCAGGCCGCGGCCCTGGCCGACGTACTCACCGAGGAGTTGTCCGACCCGCGCACCGCCTGGGGTACGGCACCGCCGGGCGGCCGGGCGTGGCCGCAGTCCCTCGCCGGCGGCGCCGCCGGCATCGCGCTGCTCCACATCGAGCGCGCCCGCTGCGGGTTGGGTGACTGGGACACTGTGCACACCTGGCTGACCGCGGCCGCCGCCGACGACCTGACAGCTGCCGCGAACGCCAGCCTCTACATGGGAGCGCCCGCCCTGGCGTTCGCCATGAACGCCGCGGCAGCGACCTCCTCCAACCGGTACCAGCGGGCCTTGAAGCAGCTGGACGACGCCACGATCACCGTCACCCACCGCCGTCTGGCCCACGCGCACGCCCGCATCGACCGGGGCGACGAACCGCCGGAGATGAAGGAATTCGATGTGATTCGCGGGCTCGCCGGACTGGGCGCCTACCACCTCAGACGCCACCCGGATCACCCGATCACCGCCGAAGTCCTCGCCTACCTGGTGCGCCTGACCGACGCCCGCCCCAACGATCTCGGCCTCCCGGCGTGGTGGACCGATGTGGCGCCCAACGGCACCGAGAGTCCCGACTGTCCCGGAGGGCACGGGAACTTCGGCATGGCCCACGGCATAGGCTCCGTCCTCGCCCTCCTGTCCCTGGCCATTCTCGACAACCTGGCCATCCCCGGCACGCGCGACGCGGTGGAACGGATCTGCGCCTGGACGGACCAGTGGCTCCAGCACGACGCCACCGGCCCCTGGTGGCCCGGCTTCATCACCGTCGACCAAGCCCGACAGCACCACGTCGATCCGGCACTCCGGCCCCGGCCCTCGTGGTGCTACGGCATCGCCGGCAGCGCCCGAGCCCAGCAACTTGCCGGCATCGCCTTGGGTGACAGCGCCCGCCAGCAGACCGCCGAGCACGCCATGGTCACCACCCTCCAGGACCCGGTCCAGTTGGAGAAGCTCACCGAGACCGGGCTCTGCCACGGCACCGCCGGGCTGCTCCAGTCTGCCTGGCGGATGGCCGACGACGCCCGCACCTCCGCGATCGCCGACGAACTGCCCCACCTGACCGACCGGCTCATCCAACAGATCACCCACGTCCACCCGCGCGACCCCGAACTCCTGGACGGCACCGCCGGCACAGCGCTCGCCCTCCAGACCCTCGGCAACAACACCGCCCCGGAATCCGGCTGGGACGCCTTCCTCCTCCTGGCATAG
- a CDS encoding amidohydrolase family protein — translation MSPAQPYPSAARRVLLTGGSVFDAATGQVRPGEIVIGDGRITAVGAGTGSLDGDEAVDTSGCLLLPGFVDCHTHVALAATRQDTFGLPRSARGLSAVPVLRTLLRRGVTTVRDAWGADAGVRLAVERGWIEGPEVLLSLRQVCTTGGIGDHWSPRTGPFDFFGDPAMPDPVFDGEDGARAVVRRMVRAGADWIKVTATGSLSAGLGVTDTQITPGEMAAIVDEARRQGGRGVMVHAHGARAAEEAARAGARSVEHGTFLDEAAVTAMAESGTWLVPTLSVTQSGDGDGEAAEAHRRSVRLAASAGVPVAMGTDNPVRPHDEVLREIDHLAHAAGLGPARALRAATLDAARLLGLDGDRGEIAAGKRADLVLLSGTGLATGALSERVRAVWRSGRRVTLQDGV, via the coding sequence ATGTCCCCGGCTCAGCCGTACCCGTCCGCTGCCCGCAGGGTGCTGCTGACGGGGGGCAGCGTGTTCGACGCCGCGACCGGGCAGGTGCGCCCCGGCGAGATCGTGATCGGGGACGGACGGATCACCGCCGTCGGTGCGGGCACCGGCTCGCTGGACGGCGACGAGGCCGTGGACACGTCGGGCTGCCTGCTGCTGCCCGGCTTCGTCGACTGCCACACGCACGTCGCGCTCGCCGCCACGCGGCAGGACACCTTCGGACTGCCCCGGTCGGCGCGCGGTCTTTCGGCCGTGCCCGTCCTGCGCACGCTGCTGCGGCGCGGTGTGACGACCGTGCGGGACGCGTGGGGCGCAGACGCGGGCGTGCGGCTCGCCGTGGAACGCGGCTGGATCGAGGGACCCGAGGTCCTCCTGTCGCTGCGGCAGGTCTGCACGACCGGCGGCATCGGCGACCACTGGTCGCCGCGGACCGGGCCGTTCGACTTCTTCGGCGACCCCGCGATGCCGGACCCGGTGTTCGACGGCGAGGACGGCGCGCGTGCGGTGGTGCGGCGGATGGTGCGCGCCGGTGCCGACTGGATCAAGGTGACCGCCACCGGGTCGCTGAGCGCGGGCCTCGGGGTCACCGACACGCAGATCACGCCCGGGGAGATGGCCGCCATCGTGGACGAGGCCCGCCGGCAGGGCGGGCGCGGCGTCATGGTGCACGCGCACGGCGCGCGGGCCGCGGAGGAGGCGGCGCGCGCGGGGGCGCGCAGTGTCGAGCACGGCACCTTCCTGGACGAGGCGGCCGTCACGGCGATGGCGGAGTCCGGGACGTGGCTCGTGCCGACCCTCTCCGTGACCCAGAGCGGCGACGGCGACGGGGAGGCGGCCGAGGCGCACCGGCGTTCCGTACGGCTCGCGGCCTCCGCGGGCGTCCCGGTCGCCATGGGCACCGACAACCCCGTGCGCCCCCACGACGAGGTCCTCCGCGAGATCGACCACCTCGCGCACGCGGCGGGGCTCGGCCCGGCCCGTGCGCTGCGCGCCGCAACCCTGGACGCCGCGCGGCTCCTCGGCCTCGACGGCGACCGGGGCGAGATCGCGGCCGGGAAGCGCGCCGACCTCGTGCTGCTGTCCGGCACCGGCCTGGCGACCGGCGCGCTGTCGGAGCGCGTGCGCGCGGTGTGGCGGAGTGGCCGTCGTGTCACGCTTCAGGACGGCGTGTGA
- a CDS encoding MFS transporter, giving the protein MPTAAKGKVATATGSETPVPTTTSHVRTSPKAGHTSRLSRSVRIRLALFALGLAAFAMLFSTQALLPDLSSGLGVGADAASWTVSATTIGLAVAVLPLSTLSERFGRRRMMTVSVAAAVALAAVIPFAPDLSTLVVLRALQGAAIAGVPASAVAYLTEEMAPRAAVGAVGLFIAGNSVGGMTGRVMTGWVAEAYGWRAALGAVAVMGLVAAVAFRLLLPPSRNFSPAPLRPRLVLRTVGGHLSRPLLLRLYAIGALLMAAFSAVYTVIGFRMVEAPFNLSAGLAGSVFVVYLVGTVSSSMTGPALGRLGRRGALYLAIAAVAAGLLLTLVASLVAVLAGLVLLTGGFFFGHAVASGSVSRTVTHGRAQASALYQVAYYLGASAGGTTGAVLYHAAGWQGPVLFGLAALAVTAGITLYATHRARGERRALATAA; this is encoded by the coding sequence ATGCCCACCGCAGCAAAGGGGAAGGTCGCCACCGCGACCGGCTCCGAAACGCCCGTCCCGACCACCACTTCACACGTGCGTACGTCTCCGAAGGCCGGCCACACCTCCCGGCTCTCCCGCTCCGTCCGTATCCGTCTCGCCCTCTTCGCGCTCGGCCTCGCCGCGTTCGCGATGCTCTTCTCGACCCAGGCGCTGCTGCCCGACCTGTCGTCCGGCCTCGGTGTGGGCGCCGACGCCGCGAGCTGGACCGTGTCCGCCACGACGATCGGCCTCGCCGTCGCGGTGCTGCCGCTGAGCACCCTGTCCGAGCGGTTCGGGCGGCGGCGCATGATGACGGTGTCGGTCGCGGCGGCCGTGGCGCTCGCCGCGGTGATCCCGTTCGCGCCCGACCTGTCGACGCTGGTGGTCCTGCGCGCGCTCCAGGGCGCGGCGATCGCAGGTGTCCCGGCGTCGGCGGTGGCGTACCTCACGGAGGAGATGGCGCCGCGGGCGGCGGTCGGCGCCGTGGGCCTGTTCATCGCGGGCAACAGCGTCGGCGGCATGACGGGTCGCGTGATGACCGGCTGGGTCGCCGAGGCGTACGGCTGGCGCGCCGCGCTCGGCGCGGTGGCGGTGATGGGCCTCGTCGCGGCCGTCGCGTTCCGGCTGCTGCTGCCGCCGTCCCGCAACTTCTCGCCCGCTCCGCTGCGGCCCCGCCTGGTGCTGCGCACGGTCGGCGGCCACCTCTCGCGCCCGCTGCTGCTGCGGCTGTACGCAATCGGCGCGCTGCTGATGGCGGCGTTCAGCGCCGTGTACACGGTGATCGGCTTCCGGATGGTCGAGGCCCCGTTCAACCTGTCGGCGGGGCTCGCCGGCTCGGTCTTCGTGGTCTACCTCGTCGGCACCGTCTCGTCGTCGATGACCGGTCCGGCCCTGGGCCGGCTGGGGCGGCGCGGCGCGCTGTACCTGGCGATCGCGGCGGTGGCGGCGGGTCTGCTGCTGACGCTGGTGGCCAGCCTGGTCGCGGTGCTGGCGGGCCTGGTGCTGCTGACCGGCGGGTTCTTCTTCGGCCACGCGGTCGCCTCGGGCTCGGTGAGCCGTACGGTGACGCACGGCCGGGCGCAGGCGTCGGCGCTGTACCAGGTGGCGTACTACCTGGGTGCCAGCGCGGGCGGCACGACGGGCGCCGTGCTCTACCACGCGGCGGGCTGGCAGGGGCCTGTGCTGTTCGGCCTGGCCGCGCTCGCGGTGACGGCGGGGATCACCCTGTACGCCACGCACCGGGCGCGCGGGGAGCGCCGTGCGCTGGCGACGGCCGCCTGA
- a CDS encoding FxLD family lanthipeptide yields the protein MQSEKAVATVPAAEEGQEGTGDGWDLDVSIIESGPEADRLIQMTDDGCGQTCESACSTTCP from the coding sequence GTGCAGTCCGAGAAAGCGGTGGCTACGGTCCCCGCAGCAGAAGAGGGCCAGGAGGGGACCGGCGACGGCTGGGACCTGGATGTCTCCATCATCGAGTCCGGCCCCGAGGCCGACAGGCTCATCCAGATGACCGACGACGGCTGCGGTCAGACCTGCGAGTCCGCCTGCTCGACGACCTGCCCGTAA
- a CDS encoding ATP-binding protein, translating into MKKSTARSLGTVALGAAFVATAAGTAAASGLPVGGVQDTASGVVRTLPAHDVARTLPAGGQLVESGSDMLAGAGQVTSAHETLSATQGGDPVGQLLGGLPTNQVLGSALPL; encoded by the coding sequence ATGAAGAAGTCAACCGCCAGGTCCCTGGGTACCGTCGCCCTCGGCGCCGCGTTCGTCGCCACCGCCGCCGGCACCGCCGCCGCGTCCGGCCTCCCGGTCGGCGGCGTGCAGGACACCGCCAGCGGTGTCGTGCGCACCCTCCCCGCCCACGATGTCGCGCGGACCCTGCCGGCCGGCGGCCAGCTCGTCGAGTCCGGGTCCGACATGCTCGCCGGCGCGGGCCAGGTGACCAGCGCCCACGAGACGCTGTCCGCCACGCAGGGCGGTGACCCGGTGGGCCAGCTCCTCGGTGGTCTGCCGACCAACCAGGTCCTCGGCAGCGCCCTCCCGCTCTGA
- a CDS encoding LysR family transcriptional regulator: MRLSPRLAQFAAVARREHITGAARDLGVPQSTVSRAMTRLEADLGVELLARHGRTVSLTRAGRDLARAVERALADLERAAEAVRTDADPAAGRVAFGFLHTMGPETVPALLRDFRKDYPRVRFSLVQSYGEDMIDRMRSGELDLCLTSPVPDEPDLVTRRLDEQRLHLVVPADHRLAGRRRVRLAEAAEEPFVTLETGYGLRRLTEALCERAGFRPRIAFEGEEPDTLRGLVAAGLGVALLPPPTVPRPEVRELAVTAPRAAREIGVAWPIGRPDTAPVAAFKKFLLSRRGRLTGAPAQTP, from the coding sequence ATGCGGTTGAGCCCGCGGCTCGCCCAGTTCGCCGCCGTCGCGCGCCGCGAGCACATCACCGGGGCCGCACGCGACCTCGGCGTCCCGCAGTCCACCGTCAGCCGGGCCATGACGCGCCTGGAGGCCGACCTCGGTGTCGAACTCCTCGCGCGGCACGGCCGGACCGTCTCCCTCACGCGCGCGGGCCGCGACCTCGCCCGCGCGGTGGAGCGCGCGCTGGCCGACCTGGAACGGGCCGCCGAGGCCGTCCGCACCGACGCCGACCCGGCGGCCGGCAGGGTCGCGTTCGGCTTCCTGCACACGATGGGCCCCGAGACCGTGCCCGCGCTGCTGCGCGACTTCCGCAAGGACTACCCGCGGGTACGGTTCTCCCTCGTCCAGAGCTACGGCGAGGACATGATCGACCGCATGCGGTCCGGCGAGCTGGACCTCTGCCTCACCTCGCCCGTCCCCGACGAACCCGACCTCGTGACGCGCCGGCTCGACGAGCAGCGCCTGCACCTCGTGGTCCCGGCCGACCACCGGCTCGCGGGGCGGCGCCGCGTCCGGCTCGCCGAGGCGGCGGAGGAGCCGTTCGTCACCCTGGAGACGGGGTACGGGCTGCGCCGGCTGACCGAGGCGCTGTGCGAGCGGGCCGGGTTCAGGCCGCGCATCGCGTTCGAGGGCGAGGAACCCGACACGCTGCGGGGCCTCGTGGCGGCCGGGCTCGGCGTCGCGCTCCTGCCGCCGCCCACGGTGCCGCGCCCCGAGGTCCGCGAACTCGCCGTCACCGCCCCGCGCGCCGCCCGCGAGATCGGGGTCGCCTGGCCGATCGGCCGTCCGGACACCGCGCCGGTCGCCGCGTTCAAGAAGTTCCTGCTGAGCCGCCGCGGCCGTCTCACCGGCGCCCCGGCGCAGACCCCCTGA
- a CDS encoding lantibiotic dehydratase, translated as MYEYIDAAVLRAAAWPPDRRILIWPDLTGEGDGVPWRSWLEQTWQVPGFAAAVEQASPVLADRVRQICNGRLLPDPVVRKAVVALMRYLLRASSRATPFGLFAGVAPARIGGVSAARIGTGHQAAVRPDATWLATVVEHLEADQLLQPRLTVQAHPLAVQRDGHVVLEHRPASGSGAPEHVRVRLTTPVKAALDAAHIPIRTADLAAELAADFPHVPGSTVNRLLAELIAQRLLITNLRPATTETDPLAHVLTVLGTAAAEDTAPAAEASAKLREIAHALGQHNSNTDPAAAHEQRAEIEPVMRDLGPVAGPVLSVDLRLDAEVALPRAVAAEVARAATALIKLSARPALSRAWVAWHGRFLERYGPRAVVPLLDAVDGDTGLGYPAGFLGGPPTAGTAPLSERDTKLLTLAQGAALRRQHEIVLDDAMVTDLAEESPDRRIQPTTELTVRIGARSLRALDEGEFVLAVVGVSRSAGTTTGRFLSLLDRHDRERMAVAYATASTATEHALRVQVIAPPLYAGTGNVARTAQVLPIAVLLAEFHHAGTADLVPMGDIAVTADAHRLCLVSTSRRRPLEFVTMNAVEPTRRTHPLVRFLTEATHALSVPCTTFDWGAAASLPFLPALRYGRTFLAPARWRLTAADLTDPADDWSRWDQSLTEWLVQTRVPSTVHLGEGDQRLRLDLDESSHRALLHIHMQRNGNAVLRAETAADAGWLNGHPHEVVIPFATTASPAPAPYWLDAAPVTGREHGRLPGCDGQFLVKLYAHRGRHADILTRHLPDLLQRLRVGDDEARWWFLPYRDPDEHLRLRLAVPDSRAADAAAAIGAWTRRLRRAGLLARVQWDTDFPETARFGGPQVWEAAEAYFAADSTAAVAQLTACTATGGRDRRAVTAASMLDVAIGLIGDAGEAMRWLIDSAQATRTAPDRSLYDQAIALANPHGRTDLARMPGGEEVIAQWTRRRMALTVYRSALATAGTLAATALLPELLHLHHTRMAGLDMEAERRCVHLARAAALSWTARATQGAS; from the coding sequence GTGTACGAGTACATCGATGCGGCGGTGCTGCGAGCGGCGGCCTGGCCACCGGATCGCCGCATCCTGATCTGGCCCGATCTGACCGGCGAGGGCGACGGAGTGCCGTGGCGATCGTGGCTGGAGCAGACTTGGCAGGTCCCCGGCTTCGCCGCCGCTGTTGAGCAGGCAAGCCCGGTGCTGGCAGACCGCGTCCGGCAGATCTGCAACGGTCGGCTGCTGCCCGACCCGGTCGTCCGCAAGGCGGTGGTGGCTCTCATGCGCTACCTGCTGCGCGCTTCGAGTCGGGCCACCCCGTTCGGTCTCTTCGCCGGGGTAGCGCCCGCCCGCATCGGCGGCGTATCGGCAGCCCGCATCGGCACCGGCCACCAGGCCGCCGTTCGTCCCGACGCCACCTGGCTTGCGACGGTGGTCGAACACCTGGAAGCCGACCAGCTGCTCCAGCCCCGGCTAACGGTCCAGGCTCATCCGCTCGCGGTGCAGCGGGACGGTCATGTGGTGCTTGAGCATCGTCCTGCGAGCGGCAGTGGTGCCCCGGAGCATGTACGAGTCCGCCTCACCACACCCGTCAAGGCGGCGCTGGACGCCGCACACATACCCATCCGCACCGCGGATCTCGCGGCCGAACTGGCCGCTGACTTCCCCCATGTCCCCGGTTCGACCGTCAACCGGCTTCTGGCGGAACTGATCGCCCAACGTCTCCTGATCACGAACCTGCGCCCGGCGACCACGGAGACGGACCCGCTCGCCCACGTGCTGACCGTCCTCGGCACTGCGGCTGCCGAGGACACCGCCCCGGCCGCAGAGGCTTCGGCGAAGTTGCGCGAGATCGCCCACGCCCTGGGACAGCACAACAGCAACACCGACCCGGCGGCCGCCCACGAACAGCGTGCCGAGATCGAGCCGGTGATGCGCGACCTCGGTCCGGTGGCCGGACCGGTGCTGTCGGTCGACCTGCGGTTGGACGCCGAGGTGGCCCTCCCCCGGGCGGTCGCGGCAGAGGTCGCTCGGGCGGCGACTGCGCTCATCAAACTCTCGGCCCGCCCCGCGCTCTCCCGTGCCTGGGTGGCCTGGCACGGCCGTTTCCTGGAACGCTACGGCCCGCGCGCTGTGGTACCGCTCCTCGACGCAGTGGACGGCGACACAGGCCTGGGCTACCCGGCCGGTTTCCTCGGCGGCCCGCCCACCGCGGGCACTGCCCCTTTGAGCGAGCGGGACACCAAGTTGCTGACGCTCGCCCAGGGCGCCGCTCTGCGACGTCAACACGAGATCGTGCTGGACGACGCCATGGTCACCGACCTTGCCGAGGAGAGCCCGGACAGACGCATCCAGCCCACCACAGAGCTGACCGTACGTATCGGTGCCCGCAGTCTGCGGGCTCTGGACGAGGGGGAGTTCGTGTTGGCCGTCGTCGGGGTCTCACGGTCCGCCGGGACGACGACCGGCAGATTCCTCAGTCTGCTCGACAGGCACGACCGAGAGCGGATGGCGGTGGCGTACGCGACGGCGTCCACCGCGACCGAGCACGCGCTGAGGGTTCAGGTCATTGCTCCCCCGCTGTATGCGGGCACCGGCAATGTGGCACGGACCGCGCAGGTGTTGCCCATCGCCGTCCTTCTCGCCGAGTTTCACCACGCCGGTACAGCGGACCTGGTGCCCATGGGGGACATCGCCGTGACTGCGGACGCCCACCGCCTCTGCCTGGTATCGACCTCGCGGCGCCGCCCGCTGGAGTTCGTGACCATGAACGCGGTGGAGCCCACCCGCCGCACCCATCCACTGGTGCGGTTCCTCACCGAAGCCACGCATGCTCTGAGCGTTCCGTGCACCACTTTCGACTGGGGAGCGGCGGCCAGCCTGCCGTTCCTGCCCGCGCTGCGCTACGGACGCACGTTCCTCGCGCCGGCGCGCTGGCGACTCACCGCCGCCGACCTCACCGACCCCGCAGACGACTGGAGTCGGTGGGACCAGTCCCTGACCGAATGGCTCGTCCAGACCCGGGTGCCGAGCACTGTCCACCTGGGTGAGGGTGATCAGCGTCTCCGCCTCGATCTGGACGAGTCCTCCCACCGGGCACTGTTGCACATCCACATGCAGCGCAACGGCAACGCGGTCCTGCGCGCCGAAACGGCAGCCGACGCGGGATGGCTCAACGGCCACCCTCACGAAGTCGTCATCCCTTTCGCCACCACCGCCAGCCCCGCTCCTGCGCCGTACTGGCTCGACGCCGCCCCGGTGACCGGACGCGAGCATGGCCGTCTGCCCGGCTGCGACGGGCAGTTCCTCGTCAAGCTCTACGCACACCGTGGCCGTCACGCGGACATCCTCACCCGCCACCTTCCGGACCTGCTCCAGCGGTTGCGCGTGGGTGATGACGAGGCGCGGTGGTGGTTCCTGCCCTACCGCGACCCCGACGAACACCTGCGGCTGCGCTTGGCCGTCCCGGACAGCCGGGCCGCCGACGCCGCTGCGGCAATCGGCGCCTGGACCCGGAGGCTGCGTCGGGCCGGGCTCCTGGCCCGGGTGCAATGGGACACCGACTTCCCCGAGACAGCTCGCTTCGGAGGCCCTCAGGTGTGGGAGGCCGCCGAAGCGTACTTCGCGGCGGACTCAACGGCCGCTGTCGCGCAACTGACCGCCTGCACGGCGACGGGCGGGCGCGACCGGCGGGCCGTGACCGCCGCCAGCATGCTCGATGTGGCCATCGGCCTGATCGGCGACGCGGGCGAGGCCATGCGGTGGCTCATCGACAGTGCCCAGGCCACCCGCACAGCCCCGGACCGAAGCTTGTACGACCAGGCGATCGCACTGGCCAACCCCCACGGTCGCACCGACCTGGCCCGTATGCCTGGAGGCGAGGAAGTCATCGCCCAGTGGACCCGGCGGCGCATGGCGTTGACCGTATACCGCAGCGCTCTCGCGACCGCGGGAACTCTCGCGGCGACCGCCCTGCTCCCGGAGCTGCTGCACCTGCACCACACCCGCATGGCCGGCCTCGACATGGAGGCCGAACGCCGCTGCGTGCACCTGGCCCGCGCCGCGGCCCTCAGTTGGACCGCCCGCGCAACCCAAGGAGCATCGTGA